In the genome of Fibrobacter sp., one region contains:
- a CDS encoding ABC transporter permease has translation MSEMNSEKWTTEIKPKSSLLSVDFKELWQYRDLYRMFVKRDIVTWYKQTILGPLWFFIQPIMTTIMFMVVFGGIAKISTDGLPQPLFYLAGICLWQYFAESLSQTSKTFIDNANVFGKVYFPRLVVPMATVTSNLVRLAIQMGLFLIVSAYYMIFTSAPVHPNIYALLTPVLILILAGLALGFGILFSSLTTKYRDLTFLLSFIVQLWMYATPVIYPMSTITDPRLKMLMQANPLSSIMETFKFGMLGVGEFSWCALGYSAAFAAILLALGIIVFNRIQKTFMDTV, from the coding sequence ATGAGCGAAATGAATAGCGAGAAATGGACCACCGAAATCAAACCCAAGTCTAGCCTGTTAAGCGTAGACTTCAAAGAACTTTGGCAGTACCGCGACCTTTACAGAATGTTCGTAAAGCGCGACATTGTGACTTGGTACAAGCAGACCATCCTTGGCCCCCTCTGGTTTTTTATTCAGCCCATCATGACAACCATTATGTTCATGGTGGTATTCGGCGGTATCGCAAAAATCAGTACCGACGGTTTGCCACAGCCCCTGTTTTACCTTGCAGGCATTTGCCTTTGGCAGTACTTTGCAGAATCCCTGAGCCAGACCAGCAAAACCTTCATCGACAACGCCAACGTTTTCGGCAAGGTCTACTTTCCCCGCCTGGTGGTGCCTATGGCCACCGTCACCAGCAACCTTGTGCGCCTGGCAATTCAAATGGGCCTATTCCTGATTGTATCCGCCTACTACATGATTTTTACCAGTGCACCGGTGCACCCCAACATTTACGCCCTTTTGACCCCAGTACTTATTTTGATTCTAGCAGGTCTCGCCCTTGGTTTCGGCATCCTCTTCAGCAGCCTTACCACCAAGTACCGCGACCTTACATTCCTCCTCAGCTTTATTGTGCAGCTGTGGATGTACGCCACCCCCGTCATCTACCCCATGAGCACCATTACCGACCCCCGCCTCAAAATGCTGATGCAGGCCAACCCCCTCTCCAGTATCATGGAAACATTCAAGTTCGGCATGCTGGGCGTCGGCGAATTCAGTTGGTGTGCACTAGGCTACAGCGCTGCCTTCGCCGCAATTCTACTGGCATTGGGCATTATTGTATTCAATAGGATTCAGAAGACCTTTATGGATACGGTGTAG
- a CDS encoding type II toxin-antitoxin system VapC family toxin, translated as MRYLLDTHVILWALVDSEKLPSSVRAMLQNPAHQFFFSTASVWEVAIKHERNPGLMLVSGKEYAEKCSEMGLFGLPVENKHVESLETLRRSPNVLPHKDPFDRIMLAQAKVEGFKFITHDSLIPGYNEPCVLSV; from the coding sequence ATGCGATACCTTCTTGATACTCACGTAATTCTATGGGCATTAGTGGATAGCGAAAAATTGCCCTCGTCAGTACGTGCGATGTTGCAAAATCCTGCACATCAGTTCTTTTTTAGTACAGCATCTGTATGGGAAGTTGCCATAAAACATGAACGAAATCCTGGACTCATGCTTGTATCGGGAAAAGAATATGCAGAGAAGTGTTCGGAAATGGGCTTGTTTGGTTTGCCTGTAGAGAACAAACATGTTGAATCTTTGGAAACCTTGCGGCGTTCACCGAATGTGCTTCCCCATAAGGATCCGTTTGATCGAATTATGCTTGCTCAAGCTAAAGTCGAAGGCTTTAAGTTCATTACGCACGATTCTTTGATTCCAGGCTATAATGAACCTTGTGTTTTGTCTGTGTAA